The sequence TTTTTGTTGTTCAGAGGGCTTGACAACAAAAGGATCCCcctatttattttatatttaccaAAAAAATTCACTTCAACTTTCCCAAAACATAAAATTAGGAGCCCTCGAACCCGCGACTTCTGGCGTGACAGACCAGCACTGAACAGAGCAAACCTCAACCGATGCGGCCAAAGAGCTTTGTTGTTTGATCTTCATGTTTCAAACATTTTCATAATTGTGCCACGAAGCGGTTAGcgcatactactccctccgtttctaaatataagtctttttcgagatttcaatacaaactacatacggatgtatagacatattttaaagtgtacattcactcattttgctccgtatgtagtcccttattggaatctctaaaaaggcttatatttaggaacagagggagtagtatgcaAGTGTTGACGGATATCATAGCTGAACTGAAACTCAGGAGGGCAACTAGGAACACAGAAGGCACTCTAATGCTGCGCCATACTGTGTCATCCAAATTACAAAATCCTCGAAGAAAAAAACTCATGAATATCTGAACAGGGTGTACAACATCCTGAAACCACACACTGTAGTAATGAAGTCCAGTCGGGTTGGTGAGTGTGAGGAGAGCTAGAGGTAGAAATTAGACCCTAGATGTACCCAGCTTACGCTCGAAGAGGCGTCGCAGCAAGTAGACCTGCACAGCACTGGCTGCAATAAGGGCAGCTGATTCGAGGAGTGCCTTGTGAATTGCCCTCGTGCTCATGTTCTCATTTACTGCATCACAATAGATAAGGAAAATATTACGCCTTTAGCAACTATGCCTTTTATGGTGATTTCAAACATGCAACAGAGAGTAAATAAAATTTTGGCGTGACAGCAGAAATTAGTTAGACATCGGGGAGAAAGACTGCAAATGTGCAATGGAAGAACTCTGCAAGAAAAATGATGTCGATACAAAATATAACATGCCACGCATGCTCACGATCCTAGTTGTGGAGTACCCAGTGGCCCCCGAAGTTCAAAACTGGCCATCTTTTCAAGTTGGTAAATGGTATTAACTGTTGCTGAAGTTGATTGTGCTGGCACCTTCAGACAAGATGAACAAATAGCAGGCTGGAGCACCTAACagtgctaaaaattatttttcattaAGCATCAGGAGAATCGCACATTGGCCAATGGTTACAGGTTACAGGTTACAGCTCAGCGGTGCTATTCGGATAAAAGAGAAAGAGGAAGACAAGAGAGCCTTAAAATATTACAATGCACTAGTAGTTACAAGTTACAAGAGAGAATGTGAGAGGAGAAACTTACATATTGCTTGGCGGTCTGTTTGGGCAGTTAGCCAGTGCTGTTCAAACAGAACGTTATACAGATCTTCATCCAACTTTCTTATTTGTTCAAACAAAGGACCAAAATGCTCTGCACCATTTTTTCAGAACAAAGGAATTAGTGGTGCACACACTGGTCTCTGCACCATTTgatgtgcatgagagagagagagagagagagagagagagtttaccATCTTTGGCATGCTGGTCAAAATATGAAAAATGACCAACATGCACATCAAAGTCCACAGTTTCATGATACGGGGACTTATTGGTGAAGCAGAAACGGTGGACACCTCTCTTCTGAACTATGAATTCGAACTTATCACTAACCTTGGCACGAGAATCATGGACTTGATTGCCATTAGGGTCTTTCACCTGCAATAAATCATGACTGAATCAGTTTCAGTGGATGTGACTTGCAGAAAATCTCTTAGTAAAAGAAGGATACAGATAAACTACAAAAATAATGACAGTTAGCCAGTTATCGTTCCCTGCCAACAACAAGCACATATTTCACCATGCTAAAGTTAATGGAGTAATGCACATAGGGAGAAGAAGACCTTACCACGAGATCGACACCATCCTTGCTATAGTGCCATGGAGTGTCTGCCTTGATCACAACAAATGATACATGAACTGTATCCCCTTCATAATCAACATTGTGAGAGAAGCACTCTCCCCTGTCCATCACAAAGCGAATAGCCACGGCATGGCGCAAGAAAGGCACGAGGCAGAGGACCAAGAAATAACCCAATCTCAAGCCCCTCACGTCCATCATCTGACTGGCAGAGACAAAATTGAACAAGTTAGACCCTGTCCAACTACGATTGGGACATTATCAAACGACTGCAGTCCAACTACATGAGGCCATTCATGACAGTTGGATTAGCGCTTCTCAACTCAAAACTCTGACAACCTAGGGCACCGAACTGGAGACCAACATAGAGCATCTCCTTCTCAGATCCACACGGATCCATGACTTCAAATCCACACGAGTACATGACTACATGCCAATATTACAACATTGCACTAGCTATTGTGACATTAAGGTGGTCCTCTAGGTATGAGAGTTTACCCTGAAAAAACCGCACACTCTGAAAATTAACAAGTGAATTAACGCATCAGATTTCAGGCGATTGCTTCATTCACAGGATAGATGCACAAGTACAAATTTCCACATCACTGGAAAAATACCGATGAACAAAACTGGCGCAAAAATACCGATAGATACAGACAGATACGCGTAACCTAGGGTAAGAGTTAAACCACCTTCCCATCTCCAAAACTGGGGCACAAGCGCAAGGAGCCAAGCATTCCCGCTAGATCTAGACGGCGCTCCCAGGAAACAAAATCAGAGGGCGTCCACCCTCTCCGTGAATTTCAGGCAGCGAAATGAGAAACCAGTAGTGTACAGAAGGCG comes from Triticum aestivum cultivar Chinese Spring chromosome 5B, IWGSC CS RefSeq v2.1, whole genome shotgun sequence and encodes:
- the LOC123112587 gene encoding transmembrane emp24 domain-containing protein p24beta2, whose product is MMDVRGLRLGYFLVLCLVPFLRHAVAIRFVMDRGECFSHNVDYEGDTVHVSFVVIKADTPWHYSKDGVDLVVKDPNGNQVHDSRAKVSDKFEFIVQKRGVHRFCFTNKSPYHETVDFDVHVGHFSYFDQHAKDEHFGPLFEQIRKLDEDLYNVLFEQHWLTAQTDRQAILNENMSTRAIHKALLESAALIAASAVQVYLLRRLFERKLGTSRV